From the Phyllobacterium sp. T1293 genome, the window CACCAGACTGTGCGGATGGCCAAGCACCCGGTCCAACGCCAGAACCGGAAAGCGCGAAGGGAAACTCGGCACCGCATTTTTCATCGGATCAAACACCGGATGCAGGAAATGCAGCGACGAGCCTTTGCCGACACGCCATTCATTCAAATCACCAAGCAACAGCGTTGGGCGGGACGGATCGGCATGGACGGCGTTGAGAATAGCTTCCGATTGCTGCATGCGGGAATGGCGTAAAAGCCCGAGATGCGCCGCGATGATGCGCAAGGGACCCGCTTCGAGATCAAGATCAACGACGAGCGCACCGCGTGGCTCAAGCCCCGGAAGCTTCAACTGCTGTACCCGCCGCACAACACCTTCACGGAAGAGCAGCAGGTTGCCGTGCCAGCCATGTCCTTTGGGATAAAGCGAGGCAACACGAACCGGTACGAGATTGTTCTCGCGCTCCAGCCTGTCGAGATCAAGAAGACCTGATCGTTCCCCGAAGCGCTTGTCGGCCTCCTGAACCGCGACCACATCCGCATCGAGTTCACCGATAACGTGGGCAATGCGATCCGGATCGAATTTCTTGTCGATGCCAACGCATTTATGCACATTGTAGGACGCGATGACCGTATCGTTTCGCACGACCTTGGTCACACCCGTGGGGCGCTTGTTACGGTTCTTGACCGCCGCGAGGATGCTGGCTGAGACACTGGGTCTTGAATGCCGCATTGGCTTCTTGCTGTCC encodes:
- a CDS encoding endonuclease/exonuclease/phosphatase family protein; translated protein: MRHSRPSVSASILAAVKNRNKRPTGVTKVVRNDTVIASYNVHKCVGIDKKFDPDRIAHVIGELDADVVAVQEADKRFGERSGLLDLDRLERENNLVPVRVASLYPKGHGWHGNLLLFREGVVRRVQQLKLPGLEPRGALVVDLDLEAGPLRIIAAHLGLLRHSRMQQSEAILNAVHADPSRPTLLLGDLNEWRVGKGSSLHFLHPVFDPMKNAVPSFPSRFPVLALDRVLGHPHSLVTGIEVHDTPLARVASDHLPIKAYVDLKGALAETVEIRDRASLAR